A single window of Cytophagales bacterium DNA harbors:
- a CDS encoding T9SS type A sorting domain-containing protein gives MKLIILQDSTNPNATNGIFNLEVSLNNKKSIKIAVYDIFGKEIYVVLEAPILQKNYQIDLSSQPNGIYIVRLITSDEVINKKIILSK, from the coding sequence ATAAAGTTGATTATTTTGCAAGATTCGACAAATCCCAATGCAACAAATGGCATATTTAATTTAGAAGTCAGCTTAAATAATAAGAAAAGTATAAAAATTGCTGTTTATGATATCTTTGGAAAGGAAATTTATGTGGTTTTAGAAGCTCCAATCCTTCAAAAAAACTACCAAATTGACCTGAGCAGCCAACCCAACGGCATTTATATCGTTCGTTTAATTACTAGTGATGAGGTAATTAACAAGAAAATAATCCTGTCAAAATAA
- a CDS encoding PorT family protein, giving the protein MKKSLRLNKTIHTNKTILILVILFITSLLSYAQSDPDTTQKSKYFAGIYISPDLNFYNRWGKKKKINKVNFGYTIGLISELSLSKRLSLTFGLNYSLKIYKPNLRFFGVYTENDELIKYPLLIKQNLNLLEIPLNIRFKIQNDNSQLVPYIFAGANTIFQIFSINTYLYDNDTKEITINDNKFKLLDLAPELGLGVEHIISQKVRLSLQSLLRFNLSNYPNTAGYTAINKLAFIICVLYNL; this is encoded by the coding sequence ATAAAGAAATCATTAAGGTTGAATAAAACTATCCATACAAACAAAACCATCTTAATTTTGGTTATTTTATTTATTACAAGCCTGTTGAGTTATGCACAATCAGATCCTGATACTACACAAAAATCAAAATATTTTGCTGGTATCTATATTTCCCCTGATCTTAATTTCTATAATAGATGGGGGAAAAAAAAGAAAATAAATAAAGTTAATTTTGGCTATACGATTGGTTTGATTTCTGAATTAAGCTTATCTAAAAGGTTATCCTTAACGTTTGGTCTTAATTATTCATTAAAAATTTATAAACCTAATTTACGGTTTTTTGGAGTTTATACTGAAAATGATGAATTAATTAAATACCCATTATTAATCAAACAGAATTTAAATTTATTAGAAATACCATTAAATATAAGATTTAAAATACAAAATGACAATTCACAGTTAGTCCCCTACATATTCGCAGGAGCCAATACCATTTTCCAAATATTCTCAATAAATACCTACCTATATGATAATGATACAAAAGAGATAACAATTAATGATAATAAATTTAAATTACTAGACTTAGCACCTGAATTGGGTTTAGGTGTAGAGCATATCATATCACAAAAAGTTAGATTAAGTCTTCAATCCTTGCTAAGATTTAATTTATCAAACTACCCAAATACAGCAGGATATACAGCTATTAATAAGCTGGCATTCATTATATGTGTTTTATATAATTTATAG